A region of Pseudomonas cavernicola DNA encodes the following proteins:
- the ubiH gene encoding 2-octaprenyl-6-methoxyphenyl hydroxylase, which yields MNRANLAIIGGGLVGASLALALQAGAKARGWTIVLIEPFAPGDGYQPSYDARSTALSFGSQQIYQRLGLWQRIAPRAEPILHIHVSDRGRFGAARLSAEEEGVPALGYVAENAWLGHCLWQALDHEVVSWRCPAEVSGMETLGDGYQLTLNDETILDCDLAVLADGGRSGLREQLGINVKHTPYQQSALIANITPSEAHAGQAFERFTDDGPLALLPLADNRCALIWTRPGQDAERLAKLDERSFLAELQQAFGYRLGALRQVGARHVYPLALIEAQEQVRPNLVVLGNAAHSLHPIAGQGYNLSLRDTQALAEALLASPAAPGEFATLQRYYARQRLDQHLTVGFSDRVTRLFTNAEPLLATGRNLGLLGLDLVPPAKRWFARQAMGLGTRADS from the coding sequence GTGAACCGGGCGAATCTGGCGATCATCGGCGGCGGTCTGGTCGGCGCGAGCCTGGCTTTGGCCTTGCAAGCGGGTGCCAAGGCGCGGGGCTGGACGATCGTGCTGATCGAGCCGTTCGCCCCGGGCGACGGCTACCAGCCCAGCTATGACGCGCGCTCGACCGCACTGTCCTTCGGCAGCCAGCAGATTTATCAACGCCTGGGCCTGTGGCAGCGCATCGCGCCACGTGCCGAGCCGATTTTGCACATCCATGTGTCTGATCGCGGTCGCTTTGGCGCGGCGCGGCTGAGCGCTGAGGAAGAAGGCGTGCCGGCGCTCGGTTATGTGGCCGAGAATGCCTGGCTTGGTCACTGCCTGTGGCAGGCGCTGGATCATGAGGTGGTCAGTTGGCGCTGCCCGGCGGAAGTCAGCGGCATGGAGACGCTGGGCGATGGCTACCAGCTGACCTTGAATGACGAGACGATCTTGGATTGCGACCTGGCGGTTCTGGCCGACGGTGGTCGATCCGGTCTGCGCGAGCAGCTCGGGATCAACGTGAAGCACACGCCTTACCAGCAGAGCGCGCTGATCGCCAACATCACACCGAGTGAGGCCCATGCTGGCCAAGCCTTCGAGCGGTTTACCGACGATGGGCCGCTGGCCTTGCTGCCGCTGGCGGACAACCGTTGCGCGCTGATCTGGACCCGTCCGGGCCAGGATGCCGAGCGTCTGGCCAAGCTGGATGAGCGCAGTTTCCTGGCCGAGTTGCAGCAGGCCTTTGGGTATCGCCTGGGGGCTTTGCGCCAGGTCGGTGCGCGGCATGTCTATCCGCTGGCGCTGATCGAGGCGCAAGAGCAGGTGCGGCCCAACTTGGTCGTGCTCGGTAATGCGGCACACAGCCTGCATCCGATTGCCGGGCAGGGTTACAACCTGTCGCTGCGCGATACCCAGGCCTTGGCCGAGGCGCTGCTGGCCAGTCCGGCGGCGCCTGGCGAGTTCGCCACGCTGCAGCGTTATTACGCGCGCCAGCGGCTGGATCAGCACCTCACTGTAGGCTTCTCCGATCGCGTTACCCGCTTGTTCACCAATGCCGAACCGTTGCTCGCCACCGGGCGCAACCTCGGCCTGCTCGGACTCGATCTAGTGCCGCCGGCCAAACGCTGGTTTGCCCGCCAGGCCATGGGCCTCGGTACCCGTGCGGACAGTTAA